The following coding sequences lie in one Polynucleobacter necessarius genomic window:
- a CDS encoding tetratricopeptide repeat protein, translating to MLSGFLWRIPRLFLLRKQYDSALGCCIQALITKPGYQEALSLKGEIYLQVKDYQNALAAYDELLQLNPTSCEAWIFKGHIYSEMKEFSQAKNSFQKAFEIKPDTDFLLGTIIQNDLQICDWGSLDLEMRQLTDGIKDGKRVAIPYNLISLIES from the coding sequence TTGCTCTCAGGCTTTTTATGGCGTATCCCGCGCCTATTTCTCTTAAGAAAACAATATGATTCTGCATTAGGTTGCTGCATACAAGCTTTAATAACCAAGCCCGGTTACCAGGAGGCCCTCTCTCTAAAGGGTGAAATCTATCTTCAAGTAAAAGACTATCAAAATGCTCTTGCAGCATATGATGAGCTTTTACAACTTAATCCTACTTCATGTGAAGCTTGGATTTTCAAGGGGCATATTTACTCCGAGATGAAGGAATTTTCTCAAGCAAAAAACTCATTTCAGAAAGCTTTTGAAATCAAGCCCGATACAGATTTCTTGTTGGGAACAATCATTCAAAATGATCTTCAAATATGTGACTGGGGGTCTTTGGATTTAGAGATGAGGCAGTTAACTGATGGAATCAAAGATGGAAAGAGGGTCGCGATACCCTATAACTTGATTTCTTTGATAGAAAGCTAA
- a CDS encoding glutathione S-transferase N-terminal domain-containing protein, translated as MMVLYSGTNCPFSQRCRLVLFEKGMDFEIRDVDLFNKPEDISVMNPYGQAPILVERDLILYESNIINEYIDERFPHPQLMPPDPVARARARLFLFNFEKELFVHVAALENEKGKAAEKVHEKARLAIRDRLTQLAPIFVKNKYMLGDEFSMLDVAIAPLLWRLERYGIDLSRNAAALLKYAERIFSRPAYIEALTPSEKVMRR; from the coding sequence ATGATGGTGTTGTACTCGGGTACTAATTGCCCATTCTCGCAACGCTGCCGTTTGGTGCTTTTTGAAAAAGGCATGGATTTTGAAATCCGTGATGTTGACTTATTTAATAAGCCTGAAGACATTTCAGTAATGAACCCATATGGGCAGGCGCCTATCTTGGTTGAGCGCGATTTAATATTGTATGAATCAAATATCATCAATGAGTACATTGATGAGCGTTTTCCTCATCCACAATTGATGCCGCCTGATCCAGTAGCCCGCGCACGTGCACGCCTCTTCCTTTTTAATTTCGAGAAAGAGTTGTTTGTGCATGTAGCTGCTTTGGAAAATGAAAAAGGCAAAGCCGCAGAAAAAGTTCATGAAAAAGCGCGTTTAGCAATTCGTGATCGCTTAACTCAGCTCGCGCCTATTTTCGTTAAAAATAAGTATATGTTGGGTGATGAGTTCTCCATGTTGGATGTTGCTATTGCGCCATTATTGTGGCGTCTGGAGCGCTATGGCATTGACCTCTCTCGTAATGCTGCGGCCCTCTTGAAATATGCTGAGCGTATTTTTAGTCGCCCTGCTTACATTGAGGCTTTAACTCCCTCTGAGAAGGTAATGCGCCGCTAA
- a CDS encoding cytochrome b — MAFHEKEVPADAPVAQKVLAWVDSRFPLTSSIKAHLTEYCAPKNLNFWYFFGSLAIVVLALQIITGIFLVMNYKPDAAKAFESVEYIMREVPWGWMIRYLHSTGASMFFVVVYMHMFRGLIYGSYRKPRELIWIFGCAIFLCLMGEAFFGYLLPWGQMSYWGAQVIVNLFSAIPFIGPDLSLWLRGDYVVGDATLNRFFAFHVIAIPLVLIGLVAAHIIALHKVGSNNPDGVEIKENLDANGHPVDGIPFHPYYTVHDVFGLGVFLMIFACIVFFAPEMGGYFLEANNFIPANPLQTPPHIAPVWYFTPFYSMLRATTTIFLLPLWIFLAVILGMFAKSTQDIKVKGVCAAIAVVLAGGFYLFDAKFWGVVIMGGSVVIMFFLPWLDKSPVKSIRYRPQFHKYIYGVFVVSFVILGYLGIQPPSPVFEKISQVCTIYYLGFFLAMPFWSTLGTFKPVPARVTFKSH, encoded by the coding sequence ATGGCATTCCACGAAAAAGAAGTCCCAGCAGACGCTCCAGTTGCACAGAAGGTCCTAGCTTGGGTTGATTCACGTTTCCCGCTCACATCCTCGATTAAAGCCCATTTAACCGAGTATTGTGCTCCTAAAAACCTCAATTTTTGGTACTTTTTTGGTTCCTTGGCGATTGTTGTGTTGGCATTGCAAATTATTACCGGTATTTTCTTGGTAATGAACTACAAGCCTGATGCTGCAAAGGCTTTTGAGTCAGTTGAGTACATCATGCGTGAAGTTCCTTGGGGATGGATGATTCGTTATCTGCATTCCACTGGCGCCTCCATGTTCTTCGTGGTGGTCTATATGCATATGTTCCGTGGTTTGATCTATGGTTCTTATCGCAAGCCACGTGAACTAATTTGGATCTTCGGTTGCGCAATTTTCTTGTGCCTGATGGGCGAAGCATTCTTCGGTTACTTGCTCCCATGGGGTCAAATGTCCTACTGGGGTGCTCAAGTGATCGTGAACTTGTTCTCCGCAATTCCATTTATTGGTCCAGACCTGTCTTTATGGTTGCGTGGTGACTATGTAGTTGGTGATGCAACCCTCAACCGCTTCTTTGCTTTCCATGTGATTGCAATTCCATTGGTGTTGATTGGTTTGGTTGCCGCTCACATCATCGCCTTGCATAAAGTTGGATCAAATAATCCTGATGGCGTTGAAATTAAGGAAAACTTGGACGCGAATGGTCATCCAGTAGATGGCATACCTTTCCATCCTTATTACACCGTTCATGACGTCTTTGGTCTCGGTGTTTTCTTAATGATTTTTGCTTGTATCGTGTTTTTTGCTCCAGAGATGGGCGGTTACTTCCTTGAAGCGAATAACTTCATTCCTGCAAATCCATTGCAAACACCTCCGCACATTGCTCCAGTTTGGTACTTCACGCCGTTCTATTCAATGTTGCGTGCAACCACTACCATCTTCCTATTGCCTTTGTGGATCTTCTTGGCAGTCATCTTGGGAATGTTCGCGAAAAGCACCCAAGACATTAAGGTTAAGGGTGTGTGCGCAGCAATCGCTGTGGTGCTGGCTGGTGGTTTCTATTTGTTTGATGCTAAGTTTTGGGGTGTTGTGATCATGGGTGGTTCAGTTGTGATTATGTTCTTCTTGCCATGGCTTGACAAATCACCTGTGAAATCGATTCGTTATCGCCCACAGTTCCATAAGTATATTTATGGTGTGTTTGTGGTGAGCTTTGTGATTTTGGGTTACTTGGGTATTCAGCCACCATCACCAGTGTTTGAAAAGATTTCTCAGGTATGCACTATTTATTATCTGGGCTTCTTCTTGGCAATGCCGTTTTGGAGCACGCTTGGCACATTCAAGCCTGTTCCAGCACGCGTTACTTTTAAGTCCCATTAA
- the petA gene encoding ubiquinol-cytochrome c reductase iron-sulfur subunit, giving the protein MSDKLCMDKDRRNWLIATSAVGGVGAAAALYPFVDSFEPSERAKAAGAAVEIDIAGMQPDEMRMVEWRGKPVWVVRRTPEQVAELSKIDGELADPDSLHDPAQFTPPYAQNQWRSIKPEYLVVVGICTHLGCSPTPKFEAGAQPSLPNTWPGGFLCPCHGSTFDMAGRVFKNKPAPDNLEVPPHIYLSDTKILIGDDKKA; this is encoded by the coding sequence ATGAGTGACAAGCTCTGTATGGACAAGGATCGCCGTAATTGGCTGATAGCCACTTCGGCGGTTGGTGGCGTAGGTGCAGCCGCAGCCCTTTACCCTTTTGTGGACAGCTTCGAGCCTTCTGAGCGCGCGAAAGCAGCCGGAGCAGCCGTTGAAATCGATATTGCTGGTATGCAGCCAGACGAGATGAGAATGGTTGAATGGCGCGGTAAGCCGGTATGGGTGGTGCGTCGCACCCCTGAGCAAGTGGCCGAGCTATCCAAGATTGATGGCGAATTAGCTGACCCAGATTCCTTGCATGATCCAGCGCAATTTACGCCTCCTTATGCCCAGAATCAGTGGCGCTCTATTAAGCCTGAGTACTTGGTAGTTGTTGGTATTTGCACCCATTTGGGCTGCTCTCCAACCCCTAAATTTGAAGCCGGTGCTCAGCCATCCTTGCCAAATACTTGGCCAGGTGGCTTCCTTTGCCCATGTCATGGTTCTACATTCGATATGGCAGGCCGTGTATTTAAGAACAAACCAGCCCCAGATAACCTTGAAGTACCGCCACATATATATTTGAGCGATACCAAGATTCTGATCGGCGACGATAAGAAGGCCTAA
- a CDS encoding tetratricopeptide repeat protein, with protein sequence MNLDAQILFKNALDCISQSNLEAAEALLNKALLANPNNDEILRLLSVVAALRLDHSKAIELIDQAILVAPDNGIAHSNRGNVLQALGRYEDAISSFDQAISLLPDYAEAYNNKGNALQDLKRFDEALAWYDKAIAIEPNYVEAYCNKGNALEWLRRHNEAMENFDKATSINPQYTDAYWQKAMNQLAGGNFELGWRNYEARWVKSNPVIFQYSDIARLENTENLNGKKVLVWAEQGLGDTLQFCRYVKLLWVKGAQVTLIVPQALIRVLDSLQEFCRVIPMGQNLDERFEFQTPLMSLPLLFSTNIDSIPAEVPYLFPPRVISKSIQDLVKPSSNLKVGIVWSGGFRAIHSDGHADFHRRNVELEQIADLKEIQGIDFYSLQKGDPAESELIAKKNELWPSLINCAHLIHDFSDTAALIESMDLIISVDTSTAHLAGALGKSVWILNRYDSCWRWLLGQEQSPWYPTAKIYQQKNIANWAEVIERVKADLSDLAQKYSKTR encoded by the coding sequence ATGAATCTAGATGCCCAAATATTATTTAAAAATGCATTAGATTGCATCAGTCAAAGCAATTTAGAGGCTGCAGAAGCGCTGCTTAATAAAGCCTTGCTTGCTAACCCTAATAATGACGAAATTTTAAGATTACTGTCAGTGGTTGCGGCTCTTCGATTGGATCATTCCAAGGCCATTGAGTTAATTGACCAAGCTATTCTTGTCGCGCCGGATAATGGAATCGCCCATAGCAATAGGGGAAATGTTCTGCAAGCGCTTGGTCGTTATGAAGATGCAATTTCTAGTTTTGATCAGGCGATTAGTTTGCTTCCCGATTACGCGGAGGCTTATAACAACAAGGGAAATGCCTTGCAAGATCTTAAGCGTTTTGACGAGGCATTAGCTTGGTATGACAAGGCAATTGCTATAGAGCCCAACTATGTTGAAGCTTATTGTAACAAGGGAAACGCTTTGGAGTGGCTTCGCCGCCATAATGAGGCCATGGAAAACTTTGATAAGGCCACATCAATCAATCCTCAGTATACTGACGCCTATTGGCAAAAAGCCATGAATCAATTAGCAGGCGGTAATTTTGAATTGGGGTGGCGAAACTATGAGGCGCGCTGGGTCAAATCAAACCCCGTCATATTTCAATATTCAGATATTGCAAGACTAGAAAACACTGAAAATCTTAACGGGAAGAAAGTATTGGTGTGGGCTGAGCAAGGGCTTGGGGATACGCTTCAATTTTGTAGGTATGTGAAACTCTTATGGGTCAAAGGCGCGCAAGTAACATTGATAGTCCCTCAGGCTCTCATTAGAGTTCTCGATTCTTTACAAGAATTTTGCAGAGTAATTCCAATGGGACAAAACCTTGATGAGAGATTTGAGTTCCAAACACCACTAATGTCTCTCCCCTTGTTATTTAGTACAAATATAGATTCTATTCCGGCAGAGGTCCCTTATCTATTTCCCCCCAGGGTAATTAGTAAATCTATTCAAGACTTAGTTAAGCCATCATCCAACTTAAAAGTTGGCATTGTTTGGAGTGGTGGTTTTAGGGCTATTCATTCTGATGGGCATGCAGACTTTCATCGTCGTAATGTAGAGCTAGAGCAAATTGCGGATTTAAAAGAAATTCAAGGAATTGATTTTTATAGTTTGCAAAAAGGCGATCCGGCTGAATCTGAATTAATCGCAAAGAAGAACGAATTGTGGCCTAGTTTAATTAATTGTGCCCATCTCATACATGATTTTTCTGATACTGCCGCTTTAATTGAGTCTATGGATCTTATTATTTCTGTTGATACATCAACAGCCCATCTTGCGGGTGCGCTCGGTAAGTCCGTTTGGATTTTGAATCGTTATGATTCTTGCTGGCGTTGGTTGCTCGGTCAGGAGCAAAGCCCTTGGTATCCTACGGCCAAAATCTACCAGCAAAAGAATATAGCGAATTGGGCTGAAGTTATAGAGCGCGTTAAAGCTGACTTGTCTGATTTGGCTCAAAAATATTCCAAGACTAGGTAA
- a CDS encoding cytochrome c1 — MKRILQTLMGVCQTAVLVAALGFGVAANANEGGFPLDKAPDRVSSNASLQNGAKIFVNYCLNCHAASSMRYNRLRDIGLTDQQIKDNLILNDAKVGDLMTISMTPKEGKAFFGKNPPDLSVEARARGTDWLYTYFRTFYKDDTTQTGWNNLVYPRVGMPHVLWQLQGERAAKFEGHKDPHDESRMEKVFVGFEQLTPGTMKPQEYDDNIADLVAFMSWMAEPAQLERKRLGVIVLLFLAIFTILAWRLNKAYWKDIH, encoded by the coding sequence ATGAAACGAATTCTGCAAACTTTGATGGGCGTCTGCCAAACTGCTGTTTTGGTTGCTGCCCTTGGCTTTGGTGTTGCAGCCAATGCAAATGAGGGTGGCTTTCCTTTAGATAAAGCGCCTGACCGTGTAAGTAGCAATGCTTCATTGCAAAACGGTGCCAAGATATTTGTGAACTATTGCTTAAACTGCCACGCAGCTTCAAGCATGCGTTACAACCGCTTGCGCGATATTGGTTTGACCGACCAACAAATTAAAGACAACCTGATTTTGAATGATGCTAAGGTTGGCGATTTGATGACCATCTCCATGACGCCAAAAGAAGGCAAGGCGTTCTTTGGTAAAAACCCACCAGATCTATCGGTTGAAGCACGTGCTCGAGGCACGGATTGGTTATATACCTACTTCCGTACTTTCTATAAAGACGACACTACTCAAACTGGCTGGAATAACTTGGTATACCCAAGAGTCGGCATGCCGCACGTTCTTTGGCAGCTTCAGGGTGAGCGAGCTGCAAAGTTTGAGGGGCATAAAGATCCTCATGATGAAAGCAGAATGGAAAAAGTTTTCGTTGGCTTTGAGCAGTTAACTCCAGGCACCATGAAGCCACAAGAGTACGACGACAATATCGCCGACTTAGTTGCTTTTATGTCATGGATGGCTGAGCCAGCGCAATTAGAGCGTAAGCGCCTAGGCGTAATCGTGCTCTTATTTTTGGCAATCTTTACCATTTTGGCGTGGCGTTTGAATAAGGCCTATTGGAAAGATATTCACTAA
- a CDS encoding ClpXP protease specificity-enhancing factor codes for MFDVPSNKPYLIRALHQWCTDFGFTPFIAVFVDARVEVPMEFVKNNEIVLNLSLEACHQLQIENDWISFQARFGGVPRKIMVPVTHVLAIYARENGQGMSFPFDPAQARDLHVADSDDVESEKPKSGRPSLKIVK; via the coding sequence ATGTTTGACGTTCCAAGTAACAAACCTTATCTAATCCGTGCTCTACATCAGTGGTGCACGGATTTTGGTTTTACGCCCTTCATAGCAGTTTTTGTGGATGCTAGGGTAGAGGTGCCGATGGAGTTTGTAAAGAACAATGAAATTGTTCTTAATCTATCCTTAGAAGCCTGCCATCAGTTGCAAATAGAGAATGACTGGATCAGCTTTCAAGCAAGATTTGGAGGGGTGCCCAGAAAGATAATGGTCCCCGTAACCCATGTTTTGGCCATTTATGCCAGAGAGAACGGGCAGGGCATGTCTTTCCCATTTGACCCTGCTCAGGCTCGTGATCTTCATGTTGCTGATTCAGATGATGTAGAGTCTGAAAAGCCAAAATCAGGAAGACCATCGTTGAAGATTGTGAAATAG
- a CDS encoding tetratricopeptide repeat protein, translating to MASREFLKILSSARLGDVSAQQRLADAYLTGAFKTPIQPANALIWLEKAYLSFTNQTLEAGCSSNPELDGLLHQIATVPLAETFNSPAFAFGWDAFWKLALSDDESDAYMSAKWQIVNLLINPLNQELQSQLAEWLKKHTSTSEKIAKLDLVGLQKLAKQCLSEIAESNSAFALKAKELSIKLQPKNEALTSLWKVWIEEQNEDALIQTAELGLTIARLTLGLRLAQLDNRDEDPRIKSNASLKKAAHWLELAAKDGDRDAWYALGEIYRRPQFSGYNAAESDRCFDRAADLGHAEAQLRKGANLWRKREKLDEKVRGLQASYWVWQAHQQGVIEAKELLSKILESCPEPKSNEWFELAQYAEQALNHHAEHKLDEDWLLLCYRIIIANQFNFSKAELLLCEVGQLQHEHCVVIDIRWELPKILPRLIQIETIQQRRALLAAGKAFAGSEIELEGNLRQRCYRFDRVTNWLTTTFSKN from the coding sequence ATGGCAAGCCGCGAATTTTTAAAAATCCTCAGTTCAGCACGTTTAGGTGATGTTTCTGCACAACAAAGATTGGCTGACGCGTACCTAACAGGCGCCTTTAAAACCCCTATCCAGCCTGCTAATGCATTGATTTGGTTAGAGAAAGCCTATTTATCGTTTACAAATCAAACGCTTGAGGCAGGATGCTCAAGCAACCCCGAATTAGATGGTCTCCTGCACCAAATCGCTACAGTCCCACTTGCTGAAACCTTCAATTCACCAGCTTTTGCTTTTGGTTGGGATGCCTTTTGGAAGCTTGCGCTGTCTGACGATGAATCAGACGCCTACATGTCCGCAAAGTGGCAGATTGTCAATTTACTAATCAACCCACTAAATCAAGAGTTGCAATCTCAGTTAGCTGAGTGGCTTAAGAAACATACCTCTACTTCTGAAAAAATTGCAAAGCTGGATTTAGTTGGTCTACAAAAATTAGCGAAGCAATGTCTCAGCGAAATTGCAGAGAGTAATTCTGCGTTTGCCCTTAAAGCAAAAGAGCTATCAATTAAGTTGCAACCGAAAAATGAAGCACTCACATCATTGTGGAAAGTTTGGATTGAAGAACAGAATGAAGATGCACTCATTCAGACGGCTGAGCTTGGCTTGACCATTGCTAGATTAACTTTAGGATTACGTCTTGCTCAATTAGACAATCGAGATGAAGATCCTCGAATTAAATCAAATGCCTCACTTAAAAAAGCAGCTCACTGGTTAGAGTTAGCAGCCAAAGATGGTGATCGCGATGCCTGGTATGCATTAGGCGAGATTTATCGTCGCCCTCAGTTCTCTGGATACAACGCTGCGGAAAGCGATCGATGCTTTGATCGTGCTGCTGACCTAGGTCATGCAGAAGCTCAATTACGTAAAGGGGCCAATCTTTGGCGTAAGCGTGAAAAATTAGATGAGAAGGTTCGTGGGTTGCAAGCCTCCTATTGGGTTTGGCAAGCGCATCAGCAAGGTGTGATTGAAGCCAAAGAATTGCTCAGCAAAATATTAGAGAGTTGTCCCGAACCAAAAAGTAATGAATGGTTTGAATTAGCCCAATATGCTGAGCAAGCACTCAATCATCACGCCGAACACAAGCTTGATGAAGACTGGCTTTTACTTTGCTATCGCATCATTATTGCCAATCAATTTAATTTCAGCAAAGCAGAGTTGCTATTGTGCGAAGTTGGTCAATTGCAGCATGAGCATTGCGTAGTGATTGATATCCGCTGGGAATTGCCAAAGATACTGCCACGACTCATTCAAATTGAAACCATTCAACAAAGACGAGCGCTTCTTGCTGCTGGCAAAGCATTTGCTGGCTCTGAAATTGAACTTGAGGGCAACTTACGACAAAGATGCTATCGCTTTGATAGAGTCACCAATTGGTTAACAACTACATTTTCTAAAAATTAA
- a CDS encoding tetratricopeptide repeat protein: protein MTLEPNYVDAYANQGNAYQALGRYQEALGSYEKAVEVDPNCSQAFYGVSRAYFS from the coding sequence ATAACCTTAGAGCCTAATTATGTAGATGCTTATGCCAATCAAGGAAATGCCTATCAGGCTTTAGGTAGGTATCAAGAGGCCCTAGGTTCATATGAGAAAGCGGTAGAAGTAGACCCCAATTGCTCTCAGGCTTTTTATGGCGTATCCCGCGCCTATTTCTCTTAA
- a CDS encoding porin: protein MKKSLLAIAAMGAFASAAQAQSSVTVYGILDLGYIGYNTRVAQGNSGDKAVNKTTGNSFSAGGQSTNRLGFKGAEDLGGGLSGFFTIETAITPNGSTAVSTGATGNRQTFVGLKKNGIGQFALGTQYTVVHKAVAATDPGNANNISGNLVYPAVSEGTGNSAESSTGAAYTIRTNNQLSLNSDTFAGFQGNAMIVMNNKNQNETIVTAAGVSTTTGGLNNQNGWGLGVNYTFQKFYATANYQALTSKQSAQTTAANGLPTTAAGFPQVGYSLGASAPGVNVQDNQWYLAATYDFGILKAYAQYINRKVSAQQANSYYLSRSAEQIGVRSFITPTIEAWASGGLGRYISFGSNAANLTGWQIGSNYWLSKRTNLYAIYGQTGTSNASVPTGSLTTSNANPVSGNVSNYAIGVRHTF, encoded by the coding sequence ATGAAAAAATCGCTATTAGCAATTGCAGCTATGGGTGCATTTGCATCTGCTGCTCAAGCTCAGTCCAGCGTAACCGTTTACGGTATTTTGGACCTTGGTTATATTGGTTACAACACACGCGTTGCTCAGGGTAACTCTGGTGACAAGGCTGTGAACAAGACTACTGGCAATTCGTTTTCTGCAGGTGGCCAATCTACAAACCGCTTGGGCTTCAAAGGTGCTGAAGATTTAGGTGGCGGCCTGTCAGGTTTCTTCACTATTGAAACTGCTATTACTCCTAACGGTTCAACAGCTGTTAGTACTGGTGCAACCGGTAACCGTCAAACTTTTGTTGGTTTGAAGAAAAACGGTATTGGTCAATTTGCATTAGGTACTCAGTACACTGTTGTTCACAAGGCTGTTGCCGCTACTGATCCAGGCAATGCAAACAACATCTCTGGTAACTTGGTATACCCAGCAGTTTCAGAGGGCACTGGTAACAGCGCTGAAAGTTCAACTGGTGCGGCTTACACAATTCGTACAAACAACCAATTGTCTTTGAACAGCGATACATTTGCTGGTTTCCAAGGCAATGCAATGATTGTTATGAATAACAAAAACCAAAACGAAACAATCGTTACTGCTGCTGGTGTAAGCACTACAACAGGTGGTTTGAATAATCAAAATGGTTGGGGCTTGGGTGTGAATTACACATTCCAGAAGTTCTATGCAACAGCTAACTATCAGGCTTTGACATCCAAGCAGTCTGCTCAAACAACAGCTGCCAATGGTTTACCTACTACTGCTGCTGGCTTCCCACAAGTTGGTTATAGCCTTGGAGCATCTGCACCTGGCGTTAACGTGCAAGATAACCAATGGTATTTAGCTGCGACTTATGACTTCGGCATCTTGAAGGCATATGCTCAATACATTAATCGTAAGGTTTCTGCGCAACAAGCTAACAGCTATTACCTCAGCCGTTCTGCTGAGCAGATTGGTGTTCGTAGCTTCATTACTCCAACTATCGAAGCTTGGGCATCTGGTGGTTTGGGACGTTACATATCATTCGGCTCCAATGCAGCCAACCTCACTGGCTGGCAAATTGGTTCTAACTACTGGTTGAGTAAGCGTACTAACTTGTATGCAATCTATGGTCAAACTGGTACTTCAAATGCATCAGTTCCTACAGGATCATTGACAACTTCAAATGCTAACCCTGTTTCTGGAAACGTAAGCAACTACGCTATTGGCGTACGTCACACTTTCTAA
- a CDS encoding MFS transporter, translated as MNYSSTHSYRKVAIAACFGTFLEWYDFLTFATLAVVFAPLFFHASDPNTALLASLATFGVGMVVRPLGAAIFGALGDRIGRKPVFMITIALMGIATVSVGFLPTYAQAGIWAPALLVCLRLLQGLSAGGEIGGSAVYLTEHAGNEHRGFKTSFLQLMGPLGILFSTLQIALLRSTLSPEEFLSWGWRVPFWISIVLLLIAFKARMALEETPVFLELIKNNQQTESQLLNNFKNPEIRKRMFLLFLCVSSSGAVLFFCVQVYTSIFLKTTVQISATLVDQLSIFSTVALLPLTVFAGWLSDKFGRKPIVLSGLILGAITILPAFYFMETQGIAAKSGNWTSLIIIAITLVWLSGILALVVGPQTALLAEFFPAKSRNSAATLPHNLAAGWIGGLLPFIVTWVNQCRGNTIAGLWYPTLFLATSALIAIKYLPETRDTLLTS; from the coding sequence ATGAATTATTCAAGCACCCACTCTTATCGAAAAGTCGCTATCGCGGCTTGTTTTGGCACCTTTTTAGAGTGGTATGACTTCTTGACATTTGCTACCTTGGCCGTAGTTTTTGCCCCTCTCTTTTTTCATGCAAGCGACCCAAATACCGCCCTTTTAGCCAGCTTAGCGACTTTTGGCGTCGGGATGGTTGTAAGGCCTCTTGGAGCAGCCATTTTTGGAGCCCTGGGTGATCGCATTGGCAGAAAGCCCGTATTTATGATCACCATCGCACTAATGGGCATAGCAACCGTGAGCGTTGGCTTTCTGCCCACCTATGCCCAAGCTGGAATTTGGGCGCCAGCACTACTGGTATGCCTACGACTACTACAAGGACTTTCTGCTGGTGGAGAAATCGGTGGAAGCGCTGTCTACCTTACGGAACATGCCGGAAATGAACATAGGGGATTTAAAACTAGTTTCCTACAACTTATGGGTCCACTTGGCATTCTTTTCTCCACACTGCAAATTGCTTTACTGAGAAGCACGCTATCGCCGGAAGAATTCTTGTCCTGGGGATGGCGTGTACCTTTTTGGATTTCTATTGTGCTGCTATTGATTGCTTTTAAAGCTCGTATGGCATTAGAAGAAACGCCTGTATTTTTAGAGTTAATTAAAAATAATCAGCAAACAGAATCACAATTGCTGAACAACTTTAAAAATCCAGAGATTCGAAAAAGAATGTTTTTACTTTTTCTTTGCGTCTCCTCAAGTGGTGCAGTTCTATTTTTTTGCGTGCAAGTCTATACATCTATCTTTTTAAAAACTACAGTGCAAATATCAGCAACACTAGTTGATCAATTGAGCATCTTTTCTACTGTTGCATTACTACCATTAACTGTTTTTGCTGGGTGGTTATCAGATAAATTTGGCAGAAAACCAATAGTACTGAGCGGCTTGATATTGGGAGCAATAACAATTTTGCCTGCATTTTATTTCATGGAAACGCAAGGAATAGCTGCTAAGTCGGGCAACTGGACATCTTTAATCATCATTGCCATCACACTCGTCTGGTTATCAGGAATATTAGCGTTAGTAGTTGGGCCACAAACTGCACTTCTAGCAGAGTTCTTTCCAGCAAAATCCAGAAACAGTGCTGCAACACTCCCGCATAACTTAGCAGCTGGTTGGATTGGCGGTCTTCTACCCTTTATAGTTACTTGGGTGAATCAATGCCGGGGCAACACCATTGCTGGACTATGGTATCCAACTCTCTTTTTAGCCACTAGCGCCCTAATTGCTATTAAATATTTACCGGAAACGAGAGATACCTTGTTGACCAGCTAA